The proteins below are encoded in one region of Citrobacter enshiensis:
- a CDS encoding zinc-dependent alcohol dehydrogenase, which yields MDKITQVLFSDIGKVTTQYVEVPHQELKPHEVRIAPVFYGICGSDLHVLKGGHPFAKPPVVPGHEIAARVTEVGSEVTHIHAGDHVVVDPIMACMECRACKAGRFNLCEPPQVAGFRAPGFARSQHIVPARNCHVAPASLPLKVLAFAEPAACARHCVNRMPQASLESVLVIGAGTIGLSIVQALRIMGAGKITVIEPDEAKRALALKLGAADVWAPGELDADVRFTGAIDVVAAQATINDAFMRVYAGGTVVCMGVPSGPREVPLPMMQRFERDLLNSGMYIPEDFDAVIEWLADGRFDTSELVTDLFPVDDAAKAFERAQQNDSIKVMLQFAED from the coding sequence ATGGATAAGATTACCCAGGTTTTATTTTCTGATATTGGAAAAGTCACCACCCAGTATGTGGAAGTGCCGCACCAGGAACTTAAACCACATGAAGTCCGCATTGCTCCTGTGTTTTATGGAATATGCGGCTCTGATCTGCACGTCCTGAAAGGGGGGCATCCATTCGCGAAACCTCCTGTCGTGCCAGGGCATGAAATTGCGGCACGTGTAACGGAGGTGGGGAGCGAAGTGACCCACATTCACGCAGGCGACCATGTTGTTGTCGATCCGATTATGGCCTGCATGGAGTGCCGTGCATGTAAGGCGGGGCGCTTTAATCTCTGTGAACCACCGCAGGTTGCAGGCTTTCGTGCACCAGGATTTGCCCGTTCACAGCATATCGTCCCTGCCCGGAACTGCCATGTTGCTCCTGCGTCTTTACCGCTGAAGGTTCTGGCCTTTGCTGAACCGGCAGCCTGCGCGCGTCATTGTGTAAACCGCATGCCGCAAGCCTCGCTGGAGAGCGTGTTAGTCATCGGAGCAGGAACCATTGGACTCTCTATTGTTCAGGCATTACGCATCATGGGCGCGGGAAAAATTACCGTTATCGAACCCGATGAAGCTAAACGCGCGCTGGCATTAAAACTCGGCGCCGCAGATGTCTGGGCGCCGGGCGAGCTTGATGCGGATGTTCGTTTCACGGGCGCGATTGATGTGGTTGCGGCTCAGGCCACGATTAACGATGCATTCATGCGCGTGTATGCGGGCGGTACGGTGGTGTGTATGGGCGTGCCGAGTGGGCCTCGCGAAGTCCCACTTCCGATGATGCAACGCTTTGAGCGCGATTTGCTCAATTCCGGCATGTATATACCAGAGGATTTTGATGCCGTTATTGAGTGGTTGGCGGATGGTCGGTTTGATACCAGTGAACTGGTAACCGATTTGTTCCCTGTCGATGATGCGGCGAAGGCATTTGAACGCGCGCAGCAAAATGACTCAATAAAAGTCATGCTGCAGTTCGCTGAAGATTGA
- a CDS encoding aldolase, whose translation MSSQNTPYTLKDISRPGGGFAMLAVDQREAMRLMFAASGHPKPVADSVLTDFKVAATQILSPYASAVLADKQFCLDEIVSQGAVADSCGLIVAADHFVPGNGIPVDSVEIDKTVDPHQTRQMGAKAMKLLVLWREDEPAEVRLAMVEEFVERCRSAGLVSIIEPVVRPPRQGWEFDKEAAIVAAAAELGGTGADLYKAEMPLGGKGDEQTLLAACQKLNDQMKMPWVILSSGVDADVFGRAVRIAMKAGASGFLAGRAVWASVVGAKDPQTMLRDVSVPRLQRLAEIVDEGIAQR comes from the coding sequence ATGTCTTCCCAAAATACCCCGTACACGCTGAAAGATATTTCTCGCCCAGGTGGTGGATTCGCTATGCTGGCCGTTGATCAACGTGAAGCCATGCGTCTGATGTTCGCCGCATCCGGACATCCAAAACCCGTTGCCGATAGCGTGTTGACTGACTTTAAAGTTGCCGCAACACAGATCCTTTCTCCTTATGCTTCGGCGGTTCTGGCAGATAAACAGTTTTGTCTTGATGAAATTGTCTCTCAGGGAGCCGTGGCTGATTCTTGCGGCCTGATCGTTGCTGCTGACCACTTTGTGCCTGGCAACGGCATTCCGGTTGATAGTGTTGAAATCGACAAAACGGTCGATCCGCATCAGACGCGTCAGATGGGCGCAAAAGCGATGAAACTGCTGGTGCTGTGGCGGGAAGATGAGCCAGCCGAAGTGCGTCTGGCGATGGTCGAGGAATTTGTCGAGCGCTGCCGGAGCGCCGGGTTGGTGAGCATTATTGAACCTGTAGTGCGCCCGCCTCGCCAGGGTTGGGAATTTGATAAAGAAGCTGCCATTGTTGCGGCGGCTGCAGAGCTTGGCGGTACGGGAGCCGATCTCTACAAGGCAGAAATGCCATTAGGTGGCAAAGGCGATGAACAGACTTTACTGGCTGCGTGCCAGAAACTTAACGACCAGATGAAGATGCCCTGGGTCATTCTCTCATCTGGTGTTGATGCGGATGTCTTCGGGCGTGCGGTTCGCATTGCCATGAAAGCTGGCGCTTCTGGGTTCCTGGCTGGGCGTGCCGTGTGGGCCTCCGTCGTCGGGGCGAAAGATCCGCAAACGATGCTGCGTGATGTTTCCGTTCCACGTCTTCAACGCCTGGCGGAAATTGTTGATGAAGGTATCGCGCAACGCTAA
- the yihU gene encoding sulfolactaldehyde 3-reductase, with amino-acid sequence MTTIAFLGLGQMGSPMASNLLQKGHALRVFDVNQQAVNELVLQGATAAQTPAEAAKGAEFIITMLPNGDIVRQVMLGDSGVHETVSHDALVIDMSTIHPLQTDALINELKEKGISMMDAPVGRTSVNAIDGTLLILAGGTPEQVEQARPILMCMGNELVEAGGPGMGIRVKLINNYMSIALNALSAEAAVLCESLGLSLDVAIKVMSGTAAGKGHFTTTWPGKVLMGDLSPAFMVDLALKDLRIAVDVAHQTGAPLNMGIAAEAYYTTASENGRGRQDWSALLSQVRQQAGRPDSL; translated from the coding sequence ATGACCACCATTGCATTCCTGGGATTGGGCCAGATGGGTAGCCCAATGGCCAGTAATCTGTTGCAAAAGGGGCATGCTTTACGCGTATTTGACGTTAATCAGCAGGCCGTCAATGAGTTAGTCCTACAAGGGGCAACTGCAGCTCAAACACCTGCTGAAGCAGCTAAAGGTGCAGAGTTCATCATCACCATGCTGCCAAATGGCGACATTGTTCGGCAGGTGATGTTGGGCGATTCCGGGGTGCATGAAACCGTATCCCATGATGCGTTAGTTATCGATATGTCCACCATCCACCCCCTCCAGACGGATGCGCTGATCAATGAGTTGAAAGAGAAAGGCATCAGCATGATGGACGCCCCGGTCGGCAGAACCTCAGTGAATGCTATTGATGGCACATTACTGATTCTTGCGGGCGGTACGCCTGAGCAAGTCGAACAGGCGCGTCCAATTCTGATGTGTATGGGGAACGAATTGGTAGAAGCAGGCGGCCCGGGAATGGGGATCCGCGTGAAGCTGATTAACAACTACATGAGTATTGCGCTGAACGCGCTGTCGGCAGAAGCCGCAGTCCTTTGTGAGTCTCTGGGTCTTAGCCTGGATGTGGCGATTAAGGTCATGAGTGGAACTGCCGCAGGCAAGGGACACTTTACGACAACCTGGCCTGGGAAAGTGCTGATGGGGGATCTGTCTCCGGCATTTATGGTGGACCTCGCACTGAAAGATCTGCGCATTGCCGTTGATGTTGCACACCAGACCGGCGCGCCGTTGAACATGGGTATTGCGGCAGAAGCCTACTACACCACGGCCAGCGAAAACGGCAGAGGACGCCAGGACTGGAGTGCGCTGTTATCTCAGGTTCGCCAGCAGGCTGGCCGTCCGGATTCACTTTAA
- a CDS encoding sugar kinase → MTRIACVGIAVQDRIYSLNTLPDGGGKYQSSQYLETGGGPAATAAVAIARLGIEVDFIGRLGDDSCGKTLISELQGWGVNTTYCRQYTNARSSQSAILVDNHGERIIVNYPSPDLDTDAQWLEEIDFTGYDIVLADVRWHEGALKAFTLARAASVQTLLDADMTPQDITPLVALSDHAVFSTPGLKRMTGQDDPTKGLSLAATQTEGLVYVTLGGEGSLWIEDQRLHQQSAFSVDVVDTTGAGDVFHGALAVALAEKMTIEQSIRFASAVAAMKCTQPGGRAGIPNREQTESFLSLYA, encoded by the coding sequence ATGACCAGAATTGCTTGCGTCGGAATCGCCGTTCAGGATCGCATTTATTCTCTGAACACTTTGCCTGATGGAGGTGGTAAGTATCAGTCAAGTCAATATCTTGAGACGGGAGGTGGGCCAGCAGCGACTGCGGCGGTTGCCATCGCCAGGCTCGGGATTGAAGTCGACTTCATTGGGCGACTGGGTGACGATAGCTGTGGAAAAACGCTGATCAGCGAGCTTCAGGGCTGGGGAGTGAATACAACCTATTGTCGCCAATACACCAATGCGCGCTCATCACAATCCGCCATTCTGGTCGATAATCACGGGGAACGAATCATCGTCAACTACCCGAGTCCAGACCTGGACACTGATGCGCAATGGCTGGAAGAGATTGATTTCACAGGTTATGACATCGTGCTGGCCGATGTACGTTGGCACGAAGGTGCATTAAAAGCCTTTACGCTAGCGCGGGCAGCCAGCGTACAGACACTGCTGGATGCAGATATGACACCGCAGGATATTACGCCTCTGGTTGCTCTTTCCGATCATGCGGTTTTTTCGACGCCAGGGCTAAAACGCATGACCGGTCAAGATGACCCAACCAAAGGTTTGAGTCTGGCGGCGACACAAACTGAAGGCCTGGTTTATGTCACACTTGGCGGGGAAGGATCGCTATGGATTGAAGATCAGCGCCTCCACCAGCAGTCTGCGTTTTCTGTTGATGTCGTTGATACAACCGGGGCTGGCGATGTCTTTCACGGGGCATTGGCCGTCGCGTTGGCAGAAAAAATGACGATTGAACAGTCAATTAGGTTCGCCAGTGCAGTAGCAGCAATGAAATGTACTCAGCCTGGGGGACGCGCCGGAATTCCTAATCGTGAGCAAACCGAATCATTTTTGTCACTTTATGCGTAA
- a CDS encoding DeoR/GlpR family DNA-binding transcription regulator codes for MSITEVTGNPRHDQLVHYIAERGYMNIEELAQLLDVSTQTVRRDIRKLSEQGLITRHHGGAGRVSSVMNTAFEQRELSLTQEKGAIAEAVADYLPERCTVFITIGTTVEAVARALLNRRDLRIITNSLRVAQILYKNQDIEVMVPGGTLRAHNGGIIGPAAVSFIEEFRADYLITSIGAIEHDGALLEFDVNEALVARTMMKHARNTLLVADHTKFTASAAVSIGNARKVQVFFTDAPPPTSFQQLLNEENIELVVADQEAS; via the coding sequence ATGAGCATCACCGAAGTCACCGGTAACCCTCGACACGATCAGCTTGTTCATTACATCGCTGAACGAGGCTATATGAATATCGAGGAACTGGCACAATTGCTTGATGTTTCCACACAAACGGTCCGCCGTGATATTCGTAAACTTAGTGAACAAGGACTGATTACACGACATCATGGTGGTGCCGGGCGCGTATCAAGCGTTATGAATACCGCTTTTGAGCAAAGAGAGCTATCGCTCACTCAGGAGAAAGGGGCGATAGCAGAAGCTGTTGCCGATTATCTGCCAGAACGCTGTACGGTTTTTATTACCATAGGAACCACAGTGGAAGCGGTCGCCAGAGCATTGCTCAATCGCCGGGACTTGCGCATCATCACCAACAGCCTGCGAGTTGCTCAAATTCTGTATAAAAACCAGGATATTGAAGTAATGGTGCCAGGAGGGACTCTGCGTGCGCATAACGGGGGAATTATTGGTCCTGCTGCAGTGAGCTTTATTGAGGAGTTCAGGGCCGATTATTTGATCACCAGCATTGGCGCTATTGAGCATGACGGGGCGCTACTGGAGTTTGATGTCAACGAAGCCCTCGTCGCCAGGACGATGATGAAACATGCGCGTAATACGTTATTAGTTGCCGATCACACCAAATTTACGGCATCCGCCGCAGTGTCCATCGGTAACGCGCGTAAAGTGCAGGTATTTTTTACCGATGCCCCTCCTCCAACTTCATTCCAACAATTACTCAATGAGGAAAATATTGAGCTAGTGGTTGCCGATCAGGAGGCTTCCTGA
- a CDS encoding MFS transporter: MLTKKKWALFSLLTLCGGTIYKLPSLKDAFYIPMQEYFHLTNGQIGNAMSVNSFVTTVGFFLSIYFADKLPRKYTMSFSLIATGLLGVYLTTMPGYWGILFVWALFGVTCDMMNWPVLLKSVSRLGNSEQQGRLFGFFETGRGIVDTIVAFSALAVFTWFGSGLLGFKAGIWFYSIIVIAVGIIIFFVLNDKEDAPTVNVSDTEDTKKSPGMTTVLKDKTIWLIAFNVFFVYAVYCGLTFFIPFLKNIYMLPVALVGAYGIINQYCLKMIGGPVGGMISDKILKSPSKYLCYTFMISTVALVLLIMLPHESMPVYLGMACTLGFGAIVFTQRAVFFAPIGEAKIAENHTGAAMALGSFIGYAPAMFCFSLYGYILDLNPGMVGYKIVFGIMACFAFCGAVVSVMLVKRISQRKKELQAAEA, from the coding sequence ATGCTCACCAAAAAGAAATGGGCGTTGTTTAGCCTGTTAACGCTGTGTGGCGGTACGATTTATAAATTACCGTCATTAAAAGATGCGTTTTATATACCAATGCAGGAATACTTTCATTTGACCAATGGTCAAATTGGTAATGCGATGTCGGTGAACTCATTTGTTACGACGGTGGGTTTTTTCCTGTCTATCTATTTTGCCGACAAACTGCCACGTAAATACACCATGTCGTTTTCGCTGATTGCCACAGGGCTGTTAGGGGTCTATCTGACAACAATGCCTGGCTATTGGGGAATACTCTTTGTATGGGCGTTGTTTGGCGTCACCTGCGACATGATGAACTGGCCAGTGCTACTAAAATCGGTGAGCCGATTGGGTAATAGCGAACAACAAGGACGCTTGTTTGGTTTCTTCGAAACCGGTCGCGGAATCGTTGATACGATTGTGGCGTTTTCTGCTCTGGCGGTCTTTACCTGGTTTGGCAGTGGGTTGTTGGGGTTCAAAGCCGGTATCTGGTTCTATTCCATTATTGTCATTGCGGTTGGGATCATCATCTTCTTTGTTCTGAACGATAAAGAGGATGCACCTACGGTCAATGTCAGCGATACCGAAGACACGAAAAAAAGCCCGGGTATGACGACGGTACTGAAGGACAAAACGATTTGGCTAATCGCCTTCAACGTCTTCTTTGTCTATGCCGTCTACTGCGGTTTAACGTTCTTCATTCCGTTCCTGAAAAATATTTATATGCTGCCAGTCGCGCTGGTGGGGGCCTACGGCATCATTAACCAATATTGCCTGAAAATGATCGGTGGTCCGGTTGGCGGTATGATTTCAGATAAGATACTGAAATCACCGAGTAAATACTTATGTTACACCTTCATGATCAGCACGGTCGCACTGGTGCTTCTCATTATGCTGCCTCATGAAAGTATGCCGGTCTATTTAGGGATGGCGTGTACGTTAGGATTTGGCGCGATCGTATTTACGCAGCGTGCTGTTTTCTTCGCACCGATTGGTGAAGCGAAAATTGCGGAAAACCATACCGGGGCCGCGATGGCGCTGGGCAGCTTTATTGGTTATGCACCCGCCATGTTCTGTTTCAGTCTCTATGGCTACATCCTGGATTTAAACCCAGGCATGGTCGGTTATAAGATTGTCTTCGGCATTATGGCCTGCTTCGCATTCTGCGGCGCGGTAGTGTCGGTGATGCTGGTTAAACGTATTAGCCAGCGTAAGAAAGAGTTGCAGGCAGCCGAAGCCTGA
- a CDS encoding sugar phosphate isomerase/epimerase family protein yields MVTMNNAEKILARVDNLPLYLHAYAYHLNMRLERILPNDLLDIAHANQLRGVKIHVLDGERYSLENMNDSELSAFGDKARQLNLDVHIETSASDKKAIDQVAAIALKTGASSVRFYPRYEGNLQEVMSIIAKDIAYIRDTYQNSGLTFTLEQHEDLKSHELASLIKQSEMESLSLLFDFANMINANEHPLDALDAMAPYITQVHIKDALIVNEEGGLGHKACISGQGDMPFKALLTKLICLGDEKPQVMAYGLEEEVDYYAPAFRFENEGDNPWIPWRQMSETPLPEANALEERLIKEKEDAINQIKFVRSVLQQIKKEAIDILNT; encoded by the coding sequence ATGGTCACAATGAATAATGCAGAAAAAATTCTGGCGCGTGTAGACAACCTTCCCCTTTATCTTCATGCATATGCTTATCATCTGAATATGCGACTTGAGCGAATTTTGCCGAATGACTTATTGGATATCGCGCATGCGAACCAGTTACGTGGTGTAAAAATTCATGTTCTGGATGGGGAACGCTATTCACTCGAAAACATGAATGACAGCGAACTTTCTGCTTTTGGTGATAAAGCGCGTCAGCTGAATCTTGATGTTCATATTGAGACCAGTGCCTCAGATAAAAAAGCCATTGATCAGGTTGCCGCTATTGCATTAAAAACAGGTGCGTCATCCGTCCGTTTTTATCCGCGCTATGAAGGTAATCTGCAGGAGGTCATGTCGATTATCGCCAAAGATATCGCCTATATTCGTGACACTTACCAGAACAGCGGCTTAACCTTCACACTTGAACAGCATGAAGATCTGAAAAGCCATGAGCTGGCCTCATTAATTAAGCAAAGTGAAATGGAGTCACTCTCTCTGCTGTTTGACTTTGCCAATATGATTAATGCTAATGAGCATCCCCTCGACGCACTGGACGCAATGGCACCGTATATTACTCAGGTGCATATTAAAGATGCGCTGATCGTTAATGAAGAAGGTGGACTGGGTCATAAAGCCTGTATCTCTGGTCAGGGCGATATGCCGTTCAAAGCATTGCTAACAAAACTGATCTGTTTAGGTGATGAAAAACCTCAGGTTATGGCCTATGGCCTGGAAGAAGAAGTTGATTATTATGCCCCGGCATTTCGTTTCGAAAATGAAGGCGACAACCCCTGGATCCCATGGCGTCAAATGAGTGAAACACCTCTGCCTGAAGCTAATGCCCTGGAAGAGCGCCTAATAAAAGAAAAAGAAGATGCGATTAACCAGATAAAATTTGTGCGCAGTGTTCTGCAACAAATAAAAAAAGAGGCGATTGATATTCTAAATACGTAA
- a CDS encoding GntR family transcriptional regulator, whose product MTSNQSTVENAKEKLDRWLKDGITTSGGKLPSERELGELLGIKRMTLRQALLNLEAESKIFRKDRKGWFVTQPRFNYSPELSASFQRAALEQGREPSWGFTEKSRISDFPEMVAPLTTVTASDELYRVTGWGALEGHKVFYHETFINPVVAPGFIDQLENQSFSTVWEQVYKKETVVKKLVFKPVRMPGDISKFIGGSAGMPAILIEKHRADRDGNIVQIDLEYWRFEAVDLFINL is encoded by the coding sequence ATGACGAGCAATCAGTCGACCGTTGAAAATGCGAAAGAGAAGCTGGACCGTTGGTTAAAAGATGGGATCACCACGTCAGGTGGAAAGCTGCCTTCTGAGCGGGAATTAGGTGAGCTGCTGGGTATTAAGCGTATGACGCTACGCCAGGCGCTGTTAAATCTTGAGGCTGAATCCAAAATATTCCGTAAGGATCGTAAAGGATGGTTCGTCACCCAGCCACGCTTCAATTACAGCCCGGAATTATCGGCGAGCTTTCAGCGTGCTGCGCTTGAACAGGGCAGGGAACCGTCATGGGGATTTACTGAGAAAAGCCGTATTTCCGATTTTCCAGAGATGGTTGCTCCTTTGACAACCGTCACCGCATCCGACGAGCTGTATCGGGTGACGGGGTGGGGCGCACTGGAAGGGCATAAAGTTTTCTACCATGAAACGTTTATTAATCCCGTAGTGGCTCCAGGTTTTATTGATCAGCTTGAAAACCAATCTTTTTCTACCGTGTGGGAACAAGTCTATAAAAAAGAAACGGTGGTAAAGAAGCTGGTTTTCAAACCGGTTCGCATGCCTGGCGATATCAGTAAATTTATTGGCGGCTCCGCCGGGATGCCAGCCATTCTTATTGAAAAGCATCGGGCTGACCGCGATGGGAATATCGTACAAATAGACCTTGAATACTGGCGATTTGAGGCTGTTGATCTCTTTATTAACTTGTAG
- the typA gene encoding ribosome-dependent GTPase TypA, producing the protein MIENLRNIAIIAHVDHGKTTLVDKLLQQSGTFDARAETQERVMDSNDLEKERGITILAKNTAIKWNDYRINIVDTPGHADFGGEVERVMSMVDSVLLVVDAMDGPMPQTRFVTKKAFAHGLKPIVVINKVDRPGARPDWVVDQVFDLFVNLDATDEQLDFPIVYASALNGIAGLDHEDMAEDMTPLYQTIVDRVPAPNVDLDGPLQMQISQLDYNNYVGVIGIGRIKRGKVKPNQQITIIDSAGKTRNGKVGKVLTHLGLERIESDVAEAGDIIAITGLGELNISDTICDTQNVEALPALSVDEPTVTMFFCVNTSPFCGKEGKYVTSRQILDRLNKELVHNVALRVEETPDADAFRVSGRGELHLSVLIENMRREGFEMAVSRPKVIFREIDGRKQEPFENVTLDVEEQHQGSVMQALGERKGDLKNMNPDGKGRVRLDYVIPSRGLIGFRSEFMTMTSGTGLLYSTFSHYDDVRAGDVGQRQNGVLISNGQGKAVAFALFSLQDRGKLFLGHGAEVYEGQIIGIHSRSNDLTVNCLTGKKLTNMRASGTDEATTLVPAQKMTLEQALEFIDDDELVEVTPTSIRIRKRHLTENDRKRAMRGAKEE; encoded by the coding sequence GTGATCGAAAATTTGCGTAACATCGCCATCATCGCGCACGTTGACCATGGTAAAACTACCCTGGTCGACAAGCTGCTGCAGCAATCCGGTACGTTTGATGCGCGTGCCGAAACCCAAGAGCGTGTGATGGACTCCAACGATTTGGAGAAAGAGCGTGGGATTACCATCCTCGCGAAAAACACCGCTATCAAATGGAATGACTACCGTATCAACATCGTTGATACCCCAGGGCACGCCGACTTCGGTGGTGAAGTTGAACGTGTAATGTCCATGGTAGACTCCGTGCTGTTGGTCGTTGATGCAATGGATGGTCCGATGCCGCAGACGCGCTTCGTGACCAAAAAAGCCTTTGCTCATGGCCTGAAGCCTATTGTTGTTATCAACAAAGTTGACCGTCCGGGCGCACGTCCTGACTGGGTTGTTGATCAGGTATTCGACCTGTTCGTTAACCTTGATGCAACTGACGAACAGCTGGACTTCCCTATCGTTTACGCTTCTGCGCTGAACGGTATCGCGGGTCTGGATCACGAAGATATGGCTGAAGATATGACTCCGCTGTATCAGACCATCGTCGATCGCGTACCTGCACCGAACGTTGACCTTGATGGCCCGCTGCAGATGCAAATCTCTCAGCTGGACTACAACAACTACGTTGGTGTTATCGGCATCGGTCGTATCAAGCGCGGTAAAGTTAAACCGAACCAGCAGATCACTATCATTGATAGCGCAGGCAAAACCCGCAACGGTAAAGTCGGTAAAGTTCTGACCCATCTGGGTCTGGAACGTATCGAGAGTGACGTTGCAGAAGCGGGCGATATCATCGCGATCACCGGTCTCGGCGAGCTGAACATCTCTGATACCATCTGCGATACGCAGAATGTTGAAGCGCTGCCGGCGCTGTCCGTTGATGAACCGACCGTAACCATGTTCTTCTGCGTAAACACCTCTCCGTTCTGTGGTAAAGAAGGTAAGTACGTTACCTCTCGTCAGATCCTTGACCGCCTGAACAAAGAGCTGGTGCACAACGTGGCACTGCGCGTTGAAGAAACGCCGGATGCGGATGCGTTCCGTGTATCTGGTCGTGGTGAGCTGCACCTGTCCGTTCTTATCGAAAACATGCGTCGTGAAGGTTTCGAAATGGCGGTTTCCCGTCCGAAAGTTATCTTCCGCGAAATCGACGGCCGTAAACAAGAGCCGTTCGAAAACGTAACGCTGGACGTCGAAGAGCAGCATCAGGGTTCTGTCATGCAGGCTCTGGGTGAGCGTAAAGGCGACCTGAAAAACATGAATCCAGATGGCAAAGGCCGCGTACGTCTTGACTACGTGATCCCAAGCCGTGGTCTGATCGGCTTCCGTTCAGAATTCATGACCATGACCTCCGGTACCGGTCTGCTGTACTCCACCTTCAGCCATTACGACGATGTTCGTGCGGGCGATGTTGGCCAGCGTCAGAACGGCGTGCTGATCTCCAACGGTCAGGGTAAAGCGGTTGCGTTCGCACTGTTCAGCCTGCAGGATCGCGGTAAGCTGTTCCTGGGTCACGGTGCAGAAGTTTACGAAGGCCAGATCATCGGTATTCACAGTCGTTCTAACGACCTGACTGTAAACTGCCTGACCGGTAAGAAACTGACCAACATGCGTGCTTCCGGTACTGACGAAGCAACCACGCTGGTCCCAGCTCAGAAAATGACTCTGGAGCAGGCTCTGGAATTCATCGATGATGACGAACTGGTAGAAGTTACCCCAACTTCCATCCGTATCCGTAAACGTCACCTGACTGAAAACGATCGTAAACGCGCAATGCGCGGCGCGAAAGAAGAGTAA
- the glnA gene encoding glutamate--ammonia ligase: protein MSAEHVLTMLNEHEVKFVDLRFTDTKGKEQHVTIPAHQVNAEFFEEGKMFDGSSIGGWKGINESDMVLMPDASTALIDPFFEDSTLIIRCDILEPGTLQGYDRDPRSIAKRAEEYLRATGIADTVLFGPEPEFFLFDDIRFGASISGSHVAIDDIEGAWNSSTKYEGGNKGHRPGVKGGYFPVPPVDSSQDIRSTMCLIMEEMGLVVEAHHHEVATAGQNEIATRFNTMTKKADEIQIYKYVVHNVAHRFGKTATFMPKPMFGDNGSGMHCHMSLSKNGVNLFSGDKYAGLSEQALFYIGGVIKHAKAINALANPTTNSYKRLVPGYEAPVMLAYSARNRSASIRIPVVASPKARRIEVRFPDPAANPYLCFAALLMAGLDGIKNKIHPGEAMDKNLYDLPPEEAKEIPQVAGSLEEALKELDLDREFLTAGGVFTDEAIDAYITLRREEDDRVRMTPHPVEFELYYSV, encoded by the coding sequence ATGTCCGCTGAACACGTATTGACGATGCTGAACGAGCACGAAGTGAAGTTTGTTGATTTGCGCTTCACCGATACCAAAGGTAAAGAACAGCACGTCACTATTCCTGCTCATCAGGTAAATGCCGAATTCTTCGAAGAAGGCAAAATGTTTGACGGCTCCTCCATCGGCGGCTGGAAAGGCATTAACGAATCTGACATGGTTCTGATGCCAGATGCGTCCACTGCGCTCATCGACCCGTTCTTTGAAGATTCTACCCTGATTATCCGTTGTGATATCCTGGAACCTGGCACGCTGCAGGGCTATGACCGCGACCCGCGCTCCATCGCCAAACGTGCTGAAGAATATCTGCGCGCTACCGGCATCGCAGACACCGTTCTGTTCGGGCCAGAGCCAGAATTCTTCCTGTTTGATGACATTCGTTTCGGCGCATCCATCTCCGGTTCCCACGTGGCCATCGACGATATCGAAGGCGCATGGAACTCCTCCACCAAATATGAAGGTGGTAACAAAGGTCACCGTCCTGGCGTGAAAGGCGGTTACTTCCCGGTTCCTCCGGTAGACTCTTCTCAGGACATTCGTTCCACCATGTGTCTGATCATGGAAGAGATGGGTCTGGTTGTCGAAGCACATCACCACGAAGTAGCGACCGCAGGCCAGAACGAAATCGCAACCCGCTTTAACACCATGACCAAAAAAGCGGACGAAATTCAGATCTACAAATATGTGGTTCACAACGTTGCGCACCGCTTCGGTAAAACCGCAACCTTTATGCCAAAACCGATGTTTGGCGATAACGGTTCCGGTATGCACTGCCACATGTCTCTGTCCAAGAACGGCGTAAACCTGTTCTCTGGCGACAAATATGCCGGTCTGTCTGAGCAGGCGCTGTTCTACATCGGCGGCGTAATCAAACACGCTAAAGCGATCAACGCCCTGGCAAACCCGACCACCAACTCCTACAAGCGTCTGGTCCCGGGTTATGAAGCACCGGTCATGCTGGCTTACTCTGCCCGTAACCGTTCTGCCTCTATCCGTATTCCGGTGGTTGCTTCTCCGAAAGCGCGTCGTATCGAAGTGCGCTTCCCGGATCCGGCAGCTAACCCGTACCTGTGCTTTGCTGCCCTGCTGATGGCGGGTCTTGACGGTATTAAGAACAAGATCCACCCGGGCGAAGCGATGGACAAAAACCTGTATGACCTGCCGCCGGAAGAAGCGAAAGAGATCCCACAGGTTGCTGGCTCTCTGGAAGAAGCACTGAAAGAACTGGATCTGGACCGCGAGTTCCTGACCGCAGGCGGCGTGTTCACCGACGAAGCGATCGATGCGTACATTACGCTGCGTCGTGAAGAAGATGACCGCGTGCGCATGACGCCACACCCGGTAGAGTTTGAACTGTACTACAGCGTTTAA